TTTGTCTTTCTAGTAATCATCATCCTCCCAGATGTGAGTTGGTATCTCACTATGGTTATGCTTTGcctttccctggtgattagtgacGCTGAGCACCTGGTCATGTACCCACTAGCCATTTGGacgtcttctttggaaaaaggaactatttaggtcctttgcccatttttaaactggattatttgcttttttgctgttcagtcatgtaAGTTCTCtctatattttaaacattaaccCAAGTATTATGGTTTACAGATATTTTCCTCCtgttctgtagattgtcttttcagttttttgattGCTTCTCTTGCTGTGCAGAAGCGTTTTAGTTTGAGGTAGTCCCACTTACTTATTTTAGTTCTTGTTGCCTAGAGCTTCCgttttctttagttgtggggTATATAGTTCATGAGAGAGAATTACTAGCTACTTCTGCTCTAAGCATCTTGTACTCTTCCTTCTTTTCATCTCCTTCTAATCGTTTTCTCCTCTCTCCAAGCAGTACTGTGCCCGCTTCTGAGCATCTTAGATCCCTTGCCTGCTTCAGGAAGTTTCTGTCTGACTGCCTGTCCCATGGGAAGCCCTGCTTCAGTATATTTATTCTCTACTCACTTTACTTCTTTGAAAATCCTGATGATCTTGGTTTTAAGGTCAAGTGGGTTCCCAACAATCAAAGGACCCTAGGTACATTAGAAAATAGTGAGTTAGAGAATTATGCTTACCTTACCCTGACTGGTTCAAGAGAATGGTTCTTTTTGGGAAAGAAAAATTACTTCCTGAAGGTCAAAATTATTTGGCGTCTCCTAAGActaaagatatttttttccctctatgtaTATAAGTTTGCTCAAGTAGAAAGTAGGAGTGTTGCTTTGCAGAATATTTTGAAGCCAGGCAGTGGCCCTGGCCCCTGTGGGGGTCAGGGGGGTAGACCAGAGTCTGACCTCGTCAAGCTCCTGCTGCCCTTTTTCTCCCTTGATTTTCTGTCTTCGGCTTCCTGCTCCTCCCTGGGTTTCCCTgaagactgcagcacacccagaGTCTCTTTCTCATGgctcactctcacttttcacttaaaACTTCACCATGCCCTCAGTGGTAACAgtaatcattttaaaaggaaCACAATTTAAAAGAGTTTAttgtagaaggaagaaaaaactgaacattgaaaacaaactacagtattttatttttacagagcAAAATGCTTATTTATATGCAGCATGAATTATTTATTAACCATGGTGCCATTTACCTTCCTGTTTCGGCCATTTTTTTATAGATGAGATAAAAGAGGAAGCTTTTTGATCCCTTTTctcataaagtaaataaaaatagatgtatCTGTATTGACTGAGAAAATTTTAAGTCAGTTTTGTGCGAGTGTCCACAGGGACTTATCTTCCCCTCCAGTTGAGCTCCTGCCACCACTGGGCTTACTCCGTGCCTCTCAGTGCTGCGCCTGATCGAGGCTGAGCAGGGGAGGTGCTCAGAGACCAGTGCAGGGCCCAGAACCCTGGAGCCTCCTCCGTTCAATTCCAGCTTAGGTCCATTCACCTCCAGCCAAacagtttttgtctttaaaaaaaaaaaaagtgtgtagaCCGAAGGTAATTTCATTGGGTTTAAAAATGGAAGCCCCTCGCTCCCACCACCCACTTCACTCCTTTCTCTAACACCCAAGAAAGTCAAAATAATACAGTTCATTTTCTGCCCTCACATCACCTCGGCCTCAGggaaaatggctaaaatgaactCACAATTATTTTTCCTCCACAGAAAAATTGTGTGGAAAAAAGAAGCTGCTGCTATGTCAGGACAGGCAGGGAACCCCCTCAGGCCAGCCCCCTGAGAAGTGTGTGTCTGGACCTGTTGCGTTTAAATACTTCCTCCCACTATCTTTAACATCCTCAGCACAGAGTCTTGTCCTCCTAAGAAACTCTCCCTCTCCTTGAAGATGATAGGCCACTTCCCATCCCTCCCCTTTCTagactccctccctctcctcctctgcccttTTCCCAGCCTCCGGTTCCTCCAGTCCTCCTCCAGAACAGTCCCCTTTTTATGGCTGGAAGTCTTCCGGGCGGATTTTCATCTCCACTCGTTTGAGGGAGTAGCTGGAGCCGTGCCAGCCGTaccaggtgatgccatccaggtgCTTGTTGTGCTCCCCAAGGCGGTAGTAGACGCCATTGAGGTTGGAGTCTGTGCAGCAGTTGTACCAGTATCCACCTGCGACGGGAAACAGTCAGTGCTCCAGTGTCCTCAGAGACCACTGACACCCTGGGCAGCAGGGATGTCCTGAAGCCATTAGGGTCAGTGTCACAAAGGAGTACAAAGCCAGAAAACTGACTGTGCAGCTGAAAACCCACTCTTTCTCCTCCAGCAGGACTGTGGCCCTGCCTCTGAACTCCCCCCTCCAGACCCGGACTCTCACCTTTGCGGAGCTGGGCGCACTTGTCCAAGCAGTTGTCGTTGTCCTTGTCCTTGGTGCTGAAGGCTGTGTTGTTGTGATAGATGAGGGCGTCATTCCCCACGTCGCCACTGTAGTTCCCCAGGAAGAGGCGGTAGCTGTTGAGTTCGTTGCCCAGAACAAAGTGGCTGTACTCGGCGTAGCGCGTATTGCCCTCCCAGTCCTGTCAGGGGAGGCAGAGCCTTAGAAAAACTGGCAGCGCCTCCTGTCATACCACCctgcccctcttctctctctccagctACAGCCATCCGTCTTCTCACTGCAGGGAATGTAGCACGACTTTACTTGTCTGTCTCTGGTTTAACACACTAACCTGGGAATCAGACAGCAAGAGTCCTAGATCAGACTTCCCTCCTAAGTCCCCATACGGCTTGAttagtctctctttctcttccccttcattctctcttcctctgtctgtgaaGTGTAGACCTGAGTTTTGCTGTATCCTACTCTGAGGTGTTATAAGAGTAACTTGAGAATATAGTGACGCTTCAGGGCCTTTAAGGAAGATCACCAACTGACACCAATAAGGTTTGCTTGCAGAGGTCCTGATACCCCAGGCCAGGGCAGGGACCAGTGTTTGAGCCCAGCTGACTGTTGGATTCCTCTGCTCTGGCCTGAGTCTGGCCTCTCCTGTACCTGCAGCctcacttctgtgaaaaatacaggggttaaaaaaaaacctattctTCCTCAACTGTACTGCAACCTGCAGGAAAACCACCATAGTAAGTATCCCAGCTGACGGTGGAAAGGAGTAGGAATGACACCCCCGGAGTTGTGCGGAGTTGGGCGTGGCAGCCCTGGTCCCGTCCTGGGGACCGCGCCTCGTGCTCACCTGCATCTCCACGCGCAGCCGAGTGGGCCGCCTGGAGAGCCGGTGGATGTGGTCATTCCCCAGCCAGAAGTCCCCACGGATGCTGCCAAAGCCCTGCTTGTACTGCTTCCAGTCCCGGTAGAAGGAGACGAGGCCACTCTTCCGTCTCTGAATGATGGTCCAGCCGCCACCTGAAGTCTCCATGTCACAGAACACCTGGAACGGAGGGGACGCCCTGGTCAGGACCCGCCAAGACAGGCAGCATGAGCCTGAGCATGGCTTCTCACCTTCTCTTGCCCCCAGTTGATGGCCATATGCCATTCCACAGCCACTGGCTCACTAGGTAGTAATTCTCCCCAGTATTGGCAAGCTGGGCAGGCTGGCGGTTTGCTGAGAAAGATCAAAATTGAGGATGAGAGCAAGTGCATGTAGAGTTTGAAGGGAAAGCATCCAGATCCTCTGACATGCTCCCTACAtgttctctgttttctcctctaAAGAGCAACTGCCATGGGCCGTGGCAAGACTTCGCAGCACGTAGGTTGTGGTGAGAACGTGATCTGAGCACATCAGAAGGATTAGTGTTGGTAGTGATGTGAAGGAGCCAAACAGATGCCTGGACTTTTTCCCCCTGTAAATGGAGTGTTTAGATCACTGTCTAGTATTTGGTGTGCTTGCATCCCTGTCTTGAGCTTCCCGCTCTTTAGACTGACTAGCCCTGCTGTCCCCAGCCTTTGAGTGGGTGGAAAAGAGATGACAGAACCCAGGCAGTGGGCTGCGATGACCTCACCTCCAGCTCAGGGCTGCCCAGGAAGTCGTCGGGAGGAAGCTTATATACTCCAGAGATGCGGTAGTTCTTCTGGTAGAGGGATGAGCAGTCGTAGATGGCATCTGCAGGAGTGAGCCACAGGGTGAGCGTCAGGGCCCAGGTTCCAGGGCTGGCCACACCCCTGCTACATCTACACTGAAAGTTTAAAAGGGAGACTTCCATCTACCACGAAATTCATAGGAGTGTTCATTCCTGCGCAGCGTCCAGACTTGGGAGACATGGATATCAGGAGGTCTGGAATAGGCATGCGTTGGCCTCACTGGTGATAGGGCTGAGAGGTAGGGAAGCCCTTCACCTGAGTTGCACAACAGTACAAACAGGCTTAAGGTTTGTGCTGAAGTAAATTATCCTGCTGTGGTTCTAG
The genomic region above belongs to Cervus elaphus chromosome 14, mCerEla1.1, whole genome shotgun sequence and contains:
- the ANGPTL7 gene encoding angiopoietin-related protein 7 codes for the protein MLKKTLSAVAWLGIFLVAFVSHPVWPQKPPKRKTPAELTAATCCEEAKALQAQIANLSSLLSDLGKKQERDWVSVVMQVMELESSAKSMETRLTEAESKYSEMNNQIGIMQLQAAQTVTQTSADAIYDCSSLYQKNYRISGVYKLPPDDFLGSPELEVFCDMETSGGGWTIIQRRKSGLVSFYRDWKQYKQGFGSIRGDFWLGNDHIHRLSRRPTRLRVEMQDWEGNTRYAEYSHFVLGNELNSYRLFLGNYSGDVGNDALIYHNNTAFSTKDKDNDNCLDKCAQLRKGGYWYNCCTDSNLNGVYYRLGEHNKHLDGITWYGWHGSSYSLKRVEMKIRPEDFQP